A genome region from Geminicoccus roseus DSM 18922 includes the following:
- a CDS encoding glutathione S-transferase family protein, with product MALTLFSYPGLFGLSDNNPYGLKVATFLKLCRLPFRHEHILDASTAPRGQLPFLDDDGVVVGDSDAIIAHLTRKFDLAIDRGLTPEQRRTDLLVRRMLDDLYWVMSYSRWRDDRFWPAFRDAFLAYHPQVEAALLEGARSYNFQRYHHQGIGRFEPEAAYERGLRDLEALAGLLGDGPFMFGQDVHGLDATVHGFLANIYFYEIDTPLRQAVQAAPNLAAHCHDLRALAAQGLTSAAGARAGVR from the coding sequence ATGGCGCTGACGCTGTTCTCCTATCCCGGCCTGTTCGGCCTGTCGGACAACAACCCCTATGGCCTCAAGGTCGCGACCTTCCTCAAGCTCTGCCGCCTGCCGTTCCGGCACGAGCATATCCTCGACGCCAGCACCGCACCGCGCGGGCAGCTGCCCTTCCTGGACGATGACGGGGTGGTGGTCGGCGACAGCGACGCGATCATCGCCCACCTGACCCGGAAATTCGACCTGGCGATCGACCGCGGCCTCACCCCGGAGCAGCGCCGCACCGACCTCCTGGTCCGCCGGATGCTGGACGATCTCTACTGGGTGATGTCCTATTCCCGCTGGCGCGACGACCGGTTCTGGCCGGCCTTCCGCGACGCGTTCCTCGCCTACCATCCGCAGGTCGAGGCGGCGCTCCTGGAAGGAGCGCGCAGCTACAACTTCCAGCGCTACCACCACCAGGGCATCGGCCGCTTCGAGCCGGAGGCGGCCTATGAGCGGGGCCTGCGCGACCTGGAGGCGCTGGCGGGGCTCCTGGGCGACGGGCCGTTCATGTTCGGCCAGGATGTCCACGGCCTGGACGCGACCGTGCACGGATTTCTCGCCAACATCTATTTCTACGAGATCGACACGCCGCTGAGGCAGGCGGTGCAGGCGGCGCCGAACCTGGCGGCGCACTGCCACGACCTGCGCGCGCTGGCGGCGCAGGGCCTGACCAGCGCCGCCGGCGCACGCGCCGGAGTTCGCTAG